The segment CTTCCATGCCCCTGGTTCTCACTGAGTTCCTCTGTAGCCTCCCCCAGCCCTACCTTCATTTCTAAGTAGTCAACATGGCAAAACCTCTAATCACTCTTCATGGGTTCTTGAGTGAAGGAAGGGAGAAGATGAGATACTTCAGCTTCTTAGTCACAGTTAAataaactgaggtccagaggatGGGAGTCATAGCTCAAGGAATAGAAACCAGTTGATCTGGTTTCCTCCCATTGTGTCTGCTCTGTGCTCTGGTTTCATCAAGGCAAAAGGCCTAAAACTAGGAGCAGTCACTTGCTATTTCTGCCTCCCAGACCTCTACCATGAGCCCCTACTAGTACCCAGGAATCCTGAGTCCTCTAGAGGAGGAGCAGCAGAGAGacaaggggaagggagaggaggagttGATCTCAGGTAAGACTGGCACTGACCTCTGACTCTAATATTGTTCATCTGATTTTCCACAGGGGCACAGCCATGGCCATGGGCACCCCCCTGGCCCTGGGCACAGCCACGGAGGCAGCACCCCCCTGGCCCTGGGCACCACCCTGGCCCTGGGCACCCCCCTGGCCCTGGGCACCCTCACCCTCCATGTCCCCACCCTGGATCAGGGCACTGTCCTGGAGGGGGCCACCCACCTGGGCCCCCTGGGCATCCCCCCGGCCCACATCACTGAGGAAGCAGAAGAAACAAGACCCAAGAATGGGGAGCATGATCTAGCATGGGGCCTGAACCAGAATCTTCTGTTCCTAATAAACAGCCTCCTAGAGGCCATATTCTATTCTTAAAAGAGCCAATCTTCCTTCACATCCAACCTGACACTCAGGGAGCCCAGTGGTCTCTGAATTTCCTAGTTATGAAAATTGGTACCCAGTCAGGCATACTCAGTAGTTTGGTTCAGTGGTGTCCACAGCACATGGTTGAATAAGGTCACCCCTCCTTTGTTTTCACTTCTGCCCCATCCCCCATTAAAGGGTCTCAAGGATGGTCTCATCACCTCTACCACATCACATACACTCAGACACAGTGGGCTGTGCATGCCTCCTTCTAGAAGGATCCACAGACACCTTCAGTGGATCCTGAACTAACTATGCCCTGAAAATATATAGAACTTTCCAGACTCCTTAACTTTGCACAGTTTCTCCATCACTACCACCTCCACCTCAGCCCCGGTCAGGAATGCCTTCCTTCCAAGCCAACCAAAGCTCTACCATCAACATGAAGCCTTCCCTAAGGCCTTTAGGATGAGTGAGGTCCTTTCTGTCTTTGCACATTGCTCCTTTCTCTGTAGCTTATATCGACCATTGCATGGGCCCAACCACACCCTACCCAGTTGGCATCAACTAATGGGACAGCTTTTATCTCTCCAACCAAATTAAGCTACTCACCACTTCTACACCTCTAGACTCTCCCACCCTCATCCCCTACTGGTCTACATCTTGCATAGAGTGGCATTTGCACACAGTTTAGGGATACCCATAGTCCAGACACTACTGGGTTCTGACTCTTCCCAGCCCTATTCTTCGGCCAAGGCATCTCCCAAACATACAGACAGCCTACTTGCTGTAAAACCCCTTCTACCCAGTCAAATTCCACATTTGGGGGCCTCTCCACTTCCCAATTCCTAGGCTTCTCATAGGGACCCTACCTATTCTAGTGCTACCACAGCTCTCCAACCATGCCTCTCTACCTCCCAACACATTGCCCCTCTCTTACAGCCATTCCTTGATGGGGGAGACAGCAAGAACTCGGAAGTGAGTGGCTAATGATTACATTTCCAGGTTGAAGTGGGGTAGTTATAAGAAAAGGAGCTGGGGATTCTCTGAGTCGCTTCTCTCTCTTCCGGGTCATACTCGCACTTGAATAACAGAATCGAGGCTCCACATT is part of the Bos indicus x Bos taurus breed Angus x Brahman F1 hybrid chromosome 10, Bos_hybrid_MaternalHap_v2.0, whole genome shotgun sequence genome and harbors:
- the LOC113900088 gene encoding uncharacterized protein LOC113900088 isoform X1; its protein translation is MLAPPHPLQILLRTASTLDRLLPPVLHSQVFLLSFPVPAPKRWSHGHSHGHGHPPGPGHSHGGSTPLALGTTLALGTPLALGTLTLHVPTLDQGTVLEGATHLGPLGIPPAHITEEAEETRPKNGEHDLAWGLNQNLLFLINSLLEAIFYS
- the LOC113900088 gene encoding uncharacterized protein LOC113900088 isoform X2; the encoded protein is MEPRPQGHSHGHGHPPGPGHSHGGSTPLALGTTLALGTPLALGTLTLHVPTLDQGTVLEGATHLGPLGIPPAHITEEAEETRPKNGEHDLAWGLNQNLLFLINSLLEAIFYS